DNA from Branchiostoma lanceolatum isolate klBraLanc5 chromosome 9, klBraLanc5.hap2, whole genome shotgun sequence:
ctttgtgcaagtcactacaacagggggctagtccactggtagtggtgtatgtttaactaccatactctttcccaaatgctcagtgcaaagcagagaaagtagtatgtaccatttttagagtttttggtatgacccagccaGGGATCGAattcacgacctaccgtatgcaaggcgaacactttacccactaggccattgcaccggtgttGCACTATGGGCACTGTGTATTAAGTTGAAAACCATATTTTGCACAGGACAGTGCCTACCTCCATTTCagtacagcagggggctagtccatgAGTAGTGGTGTATATTGAACTACCATGCTTCCCCATATGTGCTgggtgctaagcagagaaagcagtatgttcCATTTTAAAGTCTGACCCCGCCAGGTTTGAACCTACGACCTAGTAACAAATGCATTTAGCTGTACCCACTGAGCCACTTTTTCAATTGTAGACTAGAGTGGATCACTGACAGAAAATCTGTATTGTTCATAGTGTGTTGTTTTGCTTTGGAGAGGGTcaccacaaaaatcatgaacacaaAACTGCTGGGAGTATTTTAaattttaaagatttacagtgcTAAACCATAAAATATAATGTGAAGCAAGATAGAGAGATTCTTGGTTCCGTCAACATTGTATGTTCCAGGCATCTCTGAAGATATTTAAGGCTTCAATCTCTTTAATGGTTTGTAGGGAACTAATTTTAATGCAGGTTTTCCAAGAATGCTTAATTGTTTCCTCATGTTGAAGAAAATAAACCTGGGTCATTTAGTCAGAAAGTACTGCAAACAGGAACATCCCAGGACTTCGGTTGATGGTAACATTTGTATGAAGTATGTGAGTAAGGTATGGGGATAAGAACTTTATTTTCAGATTCATATCCAAATAACATCACAAAGTTATTCTGTTCATTGAACActtgctcccccccccccccccaataaaagTTAAGCTACATAATCAACCTCCACCCGAAACTGTATATATTGTGTGTTACTAGTATGTAAGTTGCTTTGGTTAACATACGCAGGGCTTGTAACCTTAGTAGTACTGAGTTGAGGTAAGTGCAGCAAATTAAAGGCCTCCCCATAGCAAGCTTCAATGTTACTTGACAAATAGATTCAAAAGGAAGCTGTTTACTTCATTGGATagaagtacaaaaatgtagcagAAAAATAACTCACTTCACTTTTTGTTACTAGTATTTTCAAGGACTTGCTATCTAGTAGAGATCATATCAACCATGATAAAAAAGACAACCCAAAGATTTAGTCACATAGGATGGCATAAAAGCAAATTTTATACATCATGGGCATTGCACAATGAATAAGTTGCAACAAGAGCACTAGACTTTTAGTTGATAAGAAATATGATAGATTTATCTTTATTCTATCAAAGACAAGTACATCTGTATGCTGTTTTCTAAGTCAAGGCTTAAGCCTGATGATTTACAGCAGTGATAAGGCACTTTTGGAAAATATGAATAATTCCGTTTGGCACAGTGTAGAAGTTTGCATGCGAGAATTAATTTTCTGAAGTGCATAGACATACCTCATAATTTCCCCTTTGCCAACATTTAAGTGCATCTACTGGTAACAGCTACTAAAATGCAGGTACAAAGCAGGTTATTTTCATACTAAGCACAAAAGCTTTTACATACATATACCAGCATGTAAAATTTGATCTCTTTGCAAGTGCATGTATGATAAGTATGTACTCTTAGTATATTTCTCCTTTTGGATTAGAGCTTTCTTAGTAAACCAACATCACACAAAGTCCAAAATCGTGCATTTGCAAGCAGTCAATCTAAAGGttccaaatatcattgcaagGAAACTGGAATGCGCAATTTTGGAAGAATGTTTACTCTCTGTGAAACTGAAATCCTGGTGAAGTCCGTTGTTGATCTCGTCTTGGATTGTGTGACTTACATCTTCGTCGGGAGCTTGATGGTAACCTGTGACAGCAAACAATCATGTTGAATTGTCTTGATCTGGGGGATCCCTATACAATGCCTTTACAAAAATAATTAGCACATTGTTATCTTCAAAAGCAGGGAACAAAAGAGTTACAAGAAGGCACACTTACCGTCTTGACCTCGCAATACTCCTCAAGAGCATATTCACCCCTGAAGGAAAACAGAGGTTTCTCATATGAGAAGTGATTACCAATAGTGATTACAGACTGTAGTAGAAGAAAATATCCTTCTCTGGCACTTCCACTTGAAAGTTTTAAAACTACTGTGCATTAGTATGGTAATTAGATTCCATAATAAGTGCTGTAACTGAGAAAACATTTGCATTTACCTTTCTGTCATAAAAAAATAGTAACCAGTTGCAATTGAGATATTCAAGGCCAGAATGATAGGTTAAAACAGTGAAAGATATCAGACTTATGATTTAATACATACAGTTCACGACCGTTTCCAGACTGCTTGAAGCCTCCAAATGGAGTCTGGGGGGTTATGGCATTGTAGCAGTTCACCCTGGGATGGAAAAACATAAAAGTCACAAAATCTTTATGGGAAGATTGATGACTTCTATTTCTTCCTCAGCTAAAGCATGAGATCTCTATTTTTAAACCTTGAAATTTTGGTGATTTTCAATGTGTTTAGATTGTACCTGAAACTATATGCCAGGATCGTTTTGAACAAAACATCTAAGAGTTTTATTGTAAATGGTGGGATGGAAAATCAAACTGTTTTCTGGATTTTTCAACATGCAGCCATCCTAATGAATGGAGGACTGCCTGTCGGAAAGAAACGGATGTAGCAGGCCAGAAAATTGtctatcccaacatctgcttggtgattagcACTGACTAACCATGGGTAACCACACTCACCAGACTGTCCCAGCCTTGACAGAGTTAGCGATGGTCAGTGCCTTGTTGATGTCCTTGGTGAAGACAGCGGCAGCCAGTCCGTAGGTCGTGTTGTTGGCACGTTCAATCACCTCCTCAATgttcttgaacttgaagataCTCTGGACAGGACCAAAAATCTAAAGCAAGAAGATATTCCATGAAtacaccaaatgacagttactcaattCATGACTTTGccatgaatacaatgtacacgtacatgtagtcaGAATTGTGGCTTATACCTTATCTTCTTCACCACAAGTCCAAAGATTGAGTTGACACAGTTAATGCAGCTATGGTTgtcgtacatgtattttgaaatatattgtgaaatttttttaaagcttcAGTACTAAAAGTTTTTGACTGCAATGTTAAGGGACATAAAGCCAGTGGCCCTGTGTATTGGGGAGCTTCAGGTGTTAGACTTAGGTTTCTAACCTCTGCATTGAAaacaacccaacacacttatcgagaagagtaggtaTTCTTTACACGGTCCAATGTTCTTTGATTTCACTTCTCCAAGCTACTTGAaagagcatcatgcttcacctcagtcgAGGAAGACTGCTTTAATTTGCCTTAATCTAATAATCAAATATGATATTGTTTGGTTGCCTTTGACAATACTGTCTGTCAGTAGTTCCTGTACCTCTTCCTTGGCGATGGTCATGTCATCTCCCACATCTGAGAACACGGTTGGCTCGATGAAGTAACCCTTGTCGCCATGGCGAGCCCCGCCACACTGCAGTTTGGCACCTGGTAGAGGAAAGTAAATATTCAGGTTTGACATGCAATGGTATACATCTCTCAAGATAGAGGTCACATTGTGataaaactacattgtactgttaaacctgtactagtgaccacctctgcataaagATCACTTAGCTATCATGGTCCCTTATTGCTTAAATCTGTATTGGAACAAAGTTAACTTAGGTTTACAATAAAagattgatacattttgtatgcagAAACCTTTTGTCACTCTTAATCTTAAGTGTTTCTTTTAATTAAATGATAACATATACTTGATGCTATCTGTAAATTTGTAACTAACCTTGGGTTTTTCCTGCCTCAATCAGACCAAGAATCTTCTGGAACTGTTCATCATCAACCTATTgtcacaaaaaaaataaaaagactttAGAGTCGTCCAGTTTGATGACAAAAGAATACtccacaatgttttctaaagTAGTAAATCAGTGCTTGAGCTCAACCATAggtgaccaaaaacaacaaaaagccCTGTGACTTTTGAGTCTGATCAAGGAATGTCCTGGGtctgattaaccttctccctgctacctaactctgtaaccaatagagaatggggtgccaaacggctacttcagtgtgctaaatgttaaTGTCAGTATGAAAATACTACATaccaacaaatgtaacattttcaatcactgcaaaacaaaacaaagtggTTCACCTGTGGGCCCTGCTCGTTCTTAGGGTCGAACGGGTTCCCGACCGTACGCTTCTTGGCACGCTCCACGCTGCGCTTGACAAACTCGTCGTAGACAGATTCCTCCACAAAGGTACGGGACCCGGCGCAGCAGCACTGACCCATGTTAAAGAACAGGGCCTGATGGGCCTCCTCAACAGCATGGTCCACTGTAGAAGATGACAAAGATTTTAAAATATACATACGGTACCTATGGACAATTCGAAACATCCCAATCTATATTTGAAATTTATGCTGAAAAATTATTTCTTCTGATGACCACTTTAGAAAGGTTTGCAAATTATCAGAACAATTCCTAAAACATGCATGGTTACCCCATATTTACttccttttgaaatgtttatgacTTCAGAACAATTTACAATTGTTTGACaatgatttgaaaatattaCAGATGTTAGCAAAAAACATTGCAATGACTTGGGATGGACTCTAGCATCAGAGTGCCACAGCAACAGAATCATAATTTAAACGCCTTTTCTCTCAGATTTGCCATTAAAGGAGAGTTGACATTAGCACTACAATAGTCATAACCAATGCAAGTTCAACTTATCAAATCATTTTCAATTGTTCATGAAAGAGATTTAATGAAAGTTGCATTTATATTCTCACCTCACCTaacccttgacctctttttgggtCGTTGAGACACCATGAATACTAGTAGATCCTCCAccacctcactctatcctctGCTGCTCTCACTGCTTCTGATAAGCTTAAGTCCTGTCCACTCTTTTATATTCTGATTGTGAGTAAACTGTGTGATCGAAAACGCTACTCACTGTCAGCATCAGCAAAGATGATGTTAGGACTTTTCCCGCCCAGTTCTAGAGACACTCGCTTCAGGTTACTGTTACCAGCTGCTGCCTGGATGATCTTACCAATCTGTAGGATAATGGTGACAGTTAGAACAACATTGGTGGAAAATTCAAAATTATCTCTTTAAGTAATGATCATGATTTAGTTATGTTTAATTTTACAAGCAGTTACAACTTGTGAAGTGTGAGGCACTTTAAGATTAAAGAAATATGAATCACCTAACGTTGAAAATCAACTCTATTGCATGGACATTATACATCAGTTTTTATATATAGTGCCTTTTCCAAACCGGACCCAACAACAAACAAGAAACCATCACTGTTTACAAACATTTCAGCTACATTGTATCAGCAGAGATACCTAAACAATTTCCATTTCCTAATATAAATGATTCTTCTAAAACAATTGCAAATACAAGGTGCTGTCTtgatttgcttttttttatcttaataatctaaaggcaacctaagcaatactagggcgctgaaagttacattcaaaatcaacttttttctgatttctaaccatagtaagtttagatgaCACTttaccatcacatatcgaccatcatggagcaaaaatgtgatgtcgatGTGTGGTGGAAACTCATtaaaaatctgagcacttggaggccagccatcatttcaaatcttccgaacatgcacgattctgaccgaaaAGTCCCGAATGCATCCCaagaaataatcacatggtcatggctcaatgtccttgggcattgtgacatCACGcagccggaagttaccgaaaattgtcgacagaaaacggttacggctggattctgggctgattttggggggacccaataaatagaatattccttttgtggcttgcttctgtgctatttttacacgtccaaagtctgaaataatgatgcagatgtgctaatatggggaagcaaatgtcaatttcaacctcacaaaacagaattgttttccccagaatatttcaagtttaacctccctgctgcctagctAACACTGtagccaatagagaatggggtccCAATTAGCTACTTTTGTGGGCTGAAGGTTAAAGAGGGAAAAGCAAATGAGTGCTTCTCTCCACATTAAGAATCCAAGCGTACCTCGGTTGAGCCGGTGAAAGCGACCTTGTCCACGTCCAGATGCTCCACGATGTGAGCGCCGCAGGTCGGCCCGTACCCCGCCAGGACGTTCACAACACCAGGGGGGAACCCAGCCTACACCAGCATGTACATAACATTTGTTATATGCCTTTTGGCATGTACTTTAACCCAATGATAGCAGAAGTAGACTTTGTAATCAACATGTACATAACGTATTGCCTTACAGTTCTTTTGGCATGTACTTTAACCCAATGATAGCAGAAGTAGACTTTGTAATCAACATGTACATAACGTATTGCCTTACAGTTCTTTTGGCATGTACTTTAACCCAATGATAGCAGAAGTAGACTTTATAATCAGACCTTGACAACCGGAGACCCTGCATGTGACTAATATTAGTAACAATGGTTTATTTAAAAGAATAAAATATATCAACATATCATAAACTTTCAAAGCAAGCATCCCCACCAGATTCATATTCTACCAATGACTTTCTATAGTAAATATCCACCTTTTCATTGTGTCTATAATCATACAATTTTTTACATTGCAAAAGCAATAGATTTTTAGCTTACTACCCTCTCCAGTGTAATGTCAAACACATGTGGACAAATAAGTATCAAATCTGCCCTTTAGAAAGAAATCTCATCTCTCCAAGCACCTGGCAAACATACAAATTTGACAATCCATGGAGTCACAAACTATGAAACCAAAAGGTGACCAGACCTCCTTGATCAGTGCGGCCAGGTAGAGTGCGGTGAGCGGTGTCTGTTCAGCCGGCTTCAGGACACAGGTGTTCCCACAGGC
Protein-coding regions in this window:
- the LOC136441835 gene encoding retinal dehydrogenase 2-like; its protein translation is MAAPYLPSPNPNPEIKFTKLFINNEFVNAESGKTFPTINPATGEKICDVQEAQKADVDKAVAAARAAFKLGTPWRNLDASQRGRLLYKLADLMERDKDYLANLETLDNGKPLFESYYVDVLEPIKIVRYFAGWCDKITGKTIPVDGPHFTYTRHEPVGVCGQIIPWNFPINMVVWKIAPALACGNTCVLKPAEQTPLTALYLAALIKEAGFPPGVVNVLAGYGPTCGAHIVEHLDVDKVAFTGSTEIGKIIQAAAGNSNLKRVSLELGGKSPNIIFADADMDHAVEEAHQALFFNMGQCCCAGSRTFVEESVYDEFVKRSVERAKKRTVGNPFDPKNEQGPQVDDEQFQKILGLIEAGKTQGAKLQCGGARHGDKGYFIEPTVFSDVGDDMTIAKEEIFGPVQSIFKFKNIEEVIERANNTTYGLAAAVFTKDINKALTIANSVKAGTVWVNCYNAITPQTPFGGFKQSGNGRELGEYALEEYCEVKTVTIKLPTKM